Proteins co-encoded in one Kribbella qitaiheensis genomic window:
- a CDS encoding class I SAM-dependent RNA methyltransferase, with the protein MTDDSIVGTVLELEVGPVAHGGHCVARYEGQVVFVRHALPGELVHARVTAQTSKYLHADAVQVLTPSPHRIEPPCPYAGPGRCGGCDFQHANIVEQRRLKATVVSDTLRRIGGIERNIVMESPGDDGLGWRTRMRYAVVNGRPGMYAHRSHDLIPIDRCLIAHPDTPTVLDRQWPDASSVQAVVSSEGKTAVLTDHNSAGRLVEVVHNRRFRVEAGGFWQVHPSAPTMLVDAVMAGLEPVEGETALDLYSGVGLFAAFLAEAGCAVLAVEGDRDAVKNARRNLHDLPAVTLEQGDVDKVLNAAVGQGLESVDLVVLDPPRTGAGQAVVRRIAALTPRRVAYVACDPAALARDLKTFGNLGYGISSLRAFDLFGMTHHIECVAVLEPRSGATG; encoded by the coding sequence GTGACGGACGACAGCATTGTCGGGACAGTATTGGAGCTGGAAGTAGGCCCAGTGGCCCATGGTGGCCACTGTGTCGCGCGGTACGAGGGCCAGGTTGTCTTCGTACGGCATGCGCTTCCAGGTGAGCTGGTGCATGCCCGGGTGACCGCGCAGACCAGCAAGTACCTGCACGCGGACGCAGTACAGGTACTGACGCCGTCACCGCACCGGATCGAGCCACCCTGCCCGTACGCCGGGCCGGGTCGCTGTGGCGGCTGTGACTTCCAGCACGCCAATATCGTTGAGCAGCGCAGGCTGAAGGCGACCGTGGTGTCCGACACGCTCCGGCGGATCGGCGGGATCGAGCGCAACATCGTGATGGAGTCACCTGGCGATGACGGGCTCGGCTGGCGCACCAGGATGCGGTACGCCGTGGTCAACGGCCGGCCGGGGATGTACGCGCACCGCTCGCACGACCTGATCCCGATCGACCGCTGTCTGATCGCGCACCCGGACACACCGACCGTGCTGGACCGGCAGTGGCCAGATGCGTCGTCTGTGCAGGCAGTTGTGTCGTCGGAGGGCAAGACGGCCGTGCTGACCGATCACAACTCCGCTGGGCGGCTGGTGGAGGTCGTGCACAACCGGAGGTTCAGGGTCGAGGCCGGTGGGTTCTGGCAGGTTCACCCGTCGGCTCCGACAATGCTGGTCGACGCAGTGATGGCAGGGCTGGAGCCGGTTGAGGGTGAGACAGCACTGGACCTGTACTCCGGCGTGGGGCTGTTCGCTGCCTTCCTGGCTGAGGCTGGGTGCGCAGTACTCGCCGTGGAAGGCGACCGGGATGCGGTGAAGAACGCCAGGCGCAACCTGCATGACCTGCCGGCGGTGACGCTGGAGCAAGGCGACGTGGACAAGGTCCTCAACGCGGCGGTCGGACAGGGACTGGAGTCGGTGGACCTCGTAGTACTGGATCCGCCGCGTACGGGTGCCGGCCAGGCCGTCGTACGGCGGATCGCGGCGCTCACGCCCCGGCGGGTCGCGTACGTGGCGTGTGACCCGGCCGCGCTGGCCCGGGATCTGAAGACGTTCGGCAACCTCGGGTACGGGATCAGCTCGCTGCGGGCGTTCGACCTGTTCGGCATGACCCATCACATCGAGTGCGTGGCCGTACTCGAGCCGCGATCGGGTGCCACTGGTTAG